A genomic segment from Dietzia psychralcaliphila encodes:
- a CDS encoding TIGR03617 family F420-dependent LLM class oxidoreductase, translating into MKIMTALFGPTDVVHRAEALREAGASGVFTFEGPHDVFTPLVLASQVTGLDVMSNVAIGFPRNPIQLAHQANDLQLLSEGRFVLGLGTQVRAQIEKRYGAEFDRPVERMKELVGALRAIFATWETGERLDFRGEYYRHTLMTPTFVPGPNPYGPPPIYLGALGPRLTRATAEVADGLLVMPFGSKKFLHEKTMPAVRAGLAAAGRGEDDFEVVPEVIVSVATGADDDHLSTRRLLAFYGSTPAYKPVLDAHGWGDLQPELNTMSKQGRWQEMTSLISDDILHTIAACGTPAEVAAHIRDRVDGVSDRLCLYQTGPIATEALAEIVDALGGDR; encoded by the coding sequence ATGAAGATCATGACGGCGCTGTTCGGTCCCACCGACGTGGTCCACCGCGCGGAGGCGCTCAGGGAGGCCGGCGCGTCCGGCGTGTTCACCTTCGAGGGACCTCACGATGTGTTCACCCCCCTGGTGCTGGCCTCGCAGGTCACCGGGCTGGACGTGATGTCCAACGTCGCGATCGGGTTCCCCCGCAACCCCATCCAGCTGGCCCACCAGGCCAACGACCTGCAGTTGCTCAGCGAGGGTCGGTTCGTCCTGGGGTTGGGCACGCAGGTGCGGGCGCAGATCGAGAAGCGCTACGGGGCCGAGTTCGATCGCCCCGTCGAGCGGATGAAGGAGCTGGTGGGGGCGCTGCGGGCCATCTTCGCCACCTGGGAGACCGGTGAGCGCCTGGACTTCCGCGGCGAGTACTACCGGCACACCCTCATGACCCCCACCTTCGTCCCCGGGCCCAACCCGTACGGTCCGCCGCCCATCTACCTCGGGGCGCTCGGACCGCGGCTGACCCGGGCCACCGCGGAGGTGGCCGACGGCCTGCTGGTGATGCCGTTCGGGTCGAAGAAGTTCCTGCACGAGAAGACGATGCCGGCCGTTCGGGCCGGGCTGGCCGCCGCCGGGCGCGGCGAGGACGACTTCGAGGTGGTTCCCGAGGTGATCGTGTCCGTGGCCACCGGGGCCGATGACGACCACTTGTCGACGCGTCGCCTGCTGGCGTTCTACGGCTCCACGCCGGCGTACAAGCCCGTGCTCGACGCCCACGGGTGGGGCGACCTCCAGCCGGAGCTGAACACCATGTCCAAGCAGGGCCGCTGGCAGGAGATGACGTCGTTGATCAGCGACGACATCCTGCACACCATCGCCGCGTGTGGCACCCCGGCGGAGGTGGCCGCGCACATCCGCGACCGCGTCGACGGGGTGTCGGACCGTCTCTGTCTCTATCAGACGGGCCCCATCGCCACCGAGGCGCTGGCCGAGATCGTCGACGCGCTGGGTGGCGACCGATGA
- a CDS encoding adenylate/guanylate cyclase domain-containing protein → MSNPRWERARASAARIAAGARDVNRHPSAVEALRRARRALPGDSGFGDPLSAAGRDSAGTIARVAGRLFDEQPTASRELSLGGLQVWHALTQRSGRGGSGTEVTIVFTDLVGFSNWAMRVGDEDALRLLREVASATEPEVRAHRGHVVKRLGDGLMAVFPSPQLAFDAVVACSAGLDRVEVAGMRPRIRAGIHTGTPRMIGGDYLGVDVNIAARLAEKAGTDEILVSETTLPGLDASRVSTRRKRSFRLTKAKGIPDEVAVYTAVPRQGW, encoded by the coding sequence ATGTCGAACCCTCGGTGGGAGCGGGCGCGCGCGTCCGCCGCCCGAATCGCAGCGGGCGCCCGCGATGTCAACAGGCACCCCTCCGCGGTGGAGGCGCTGCGCCGCGCCCGGCGGGCCCTCCCCGGCGATTCGGGGTTCGGCGATCCGCTCTCCGCCGCCGGCCGGGACAGCGCGGGGACGATCGCTCGGGTGGCCGGCCGACTGTTCGACGAGCAGCCCACCGCCTCGCGCGAACTGTCCCTGGGCGGGTTGCAGGTATGGCACGCCCTGACGCAACGGTCAGGCCGAGGCGGCAGCGGGACCGAGGTGACCATCGTGTTTACCGACCTGGTCGGCTTCTCCAACTGGGCCATGCGGGTCGGTGACGAGGATGCACTACGGCTGCTGAGGGAGGTCGCCTCGGCCACCGAGCCCGAGGTGCGCGCTCACCGCGGCCACGTGGTCAAGCGCCTCGGCGACGGGCTCATGGCCGTCTTCCCGTCGCCCCAGCTCGCCTTTGATGCGGTCGTGGCCTGCTCCGCCGGGCTCGACCGGGTGGAGGTCGCCGGCATGCGGCCCCGGATCCGTGCCGGCATCCACACCGGGACCCCGCGCATGATCGGCGGCGACTACCTCGGCGTGGACGTCAACATCGCCGCCAGGCTGGCGGAGAAGGCGGGCACGGACGAGATCCTCGTCAGCGAGACGACCCTCCCCGGGCTTGATGCCTCCAGGGTGTCGACGCGCCGCAAGAGGAGCTTCCGGCTCACCAAGGCCAAGGGGATCCCCGACGAGGTCGCCGTCTACACCGCGGTCCCCCGCCAGGGTTGGTGA
- a CDS encoding mycofactocin-coupled SDR family oxidoreductase, whose product MAGKLDGKVAFITGAARGQGRSHAVRLAEDGADIIAVDICAPIASLEGFYDLPTQEDLDETVRLVEAQGRRIVARVADVRDLPALTDAVSAGVAELGSVDIIVANAGIFTFGQETHKIEQQSWNDIQDINLTGVWHTYAAAAEHLLAAGPGGSVIIISSLAGFKGLANVAAYTAAKHGIVGLMKVLANELGPHGIRVNTIHPNSIDTPMVKNSKTYGLFRPDLDDPQAEDAEDAFAGLNPMGKAWIESIHVSNAVAWLASDEAYYVSGGEIPVDGGASVH is encoded by the coding sequence ATGGCAGGAAAACTGGACGGCAAGGTCGCCTTCATCACCGGAGCGGCGCGAGGACAGGGGCGCAGCCACGCGGTGCGGCTCGCCGAGGACGGCGCGGACATCATCGCCGTCGACATCTGCGCACCGATCGCCTCACTCGAGGGGTTCTATGACCTGCCGACGCAGGAGGACCTTGACGAGACCGTGCGCCTGGTCGAGGCGCAGGGGCGCCGTATCGTCGCCCGCGTCGCGGACGTCCGGGACCTGCCGGCACTCACCGACGCGGTATCGGCCGGGGTCGCTGAACTGGGGAGCGTCGACATCATCGTGGCCAACGCCGGCATCTTCACCTTCGGGCAGGAGACCCACAAGATCGAGCAACAGTCCTGGAACGACATCCAGGACATCAACCTCACCGGCGTCTGGCACACCTACGCGGCGGCAGCCGAGCACCTCCTCGCCGCCGGCCCGGGCGGCTCGGTCATCATCATCTCCTCGCTAGCCGGCTTCAAGGGCCTGGCGAACGTGGCCGCGTACACCGCTGCCAAGCACGGCATCGTCGGACTGATGAAGGTCCTGGCCAACGAGCTCGGCCCGCACGGCATCAGAGTCAACACGATCCACCCCAACTCCATCGACACCCCGATGGTCAAGAACTCCAAGACGTACGGGCTCTTCCGACCGGACCTGGACGACCCGCAGGCGGAGGATGCCGAAGACGCCTTTGCCGGCCTCAACCCCATGGGCAAGGCCTGGATCGAGTCGATCCACGTGTCCAACGCCGTCGCCTGGTTGGCCTCGGACGAGGCCTACTACGTCTCGGGCGGGGAGATCCCGGTCGACGGAGGCGCGTCGGTCCACTGA
- a CDS encoding MFS transporter, whose translation MAAEPADWTEPTETVPRRRIIFASLIGTTIEFYDFYIFATAAVSVFPLLFFHGGDSGAALLASMATFGTAFVARPLGSVIFGHYGDRLGRKVTLVGALLTMGIATFLIGLLPTIHQIGLWAPAMLTILRFFQGIGLGGEWSGAALLASETAQPGKRAFAAMWPQLGAPFGFILANGLFLLLTTWFSYDSTARDLSDPFLVWGWRLPFLLSIVMVAVGLYVRLRIEETPVFARAIADDQRVKTPVSEVFSKNWREIILGTFIMLATYGLFYLMTTWILSFAIGGEGTGGLGYGYRSFLTLQVVAIILFAVFVPVAGLLADALGRRRMLIGVTLAIIAFGLSFGWWLDPEAIGTGEDLDVTRMLLFLCVGMILMGLTFGPMSAVLPELFPTNTRYTGSGVAYNFSAILGAALTPFVAVWLVQNYSVAYVGYYLVGLSVLTIISLVLAPETSKKSLYS comes from the coding sequence CTCATCGGCACGACCATCGAGTTCTACGACTTCTACATCTTCGCCACGGCCGCGGTGTCGGTCTTCCCGCTGCTCTTCTTCCACGGGGGCGACTCGGGCGCCGCTCTGCTCGCCTCCATGGCGACCTTCGGGACCGCGTTCGTCGCCCGCCCGCTCGGCTCGGTGATCTTCGGCCACTACGGGGACCGGTTGGGCCGCAAGGTCACGCTCGTGGGAGCGCTGCTCACTATGGGAATCGCGACCTTCCTCATCGGACTGCTGCCGACCATCCACCAGATCGGGCTGTGGGCCCCGGCGATGCTCACCATCCTGCGCTTCTTCCAGGGAATCGGGCTGGGCGGTGAGTGGTCGGGTGCGGCGCTCCTTGCCTCGGAGACCGCGCAGCCGGGCAAGCGGGCCTTTGCCGCGATGTGGCCGCAGCTGGGCGCGCCGTTCGGGTTCATCCTGGCCAACGGACTCTTCCTGCTGCTGACCACCTGGTTCTCGTACGACTCCACGGCCCGCGACCTGTCCGATCCGTTCCTGGTGTGGGGCTGGCGCCTGCCGTTCCTGCTCTCGATCGTGATGGTGGCCGTCGGCCTCTACGTCCGTCTCCGGATCGAGGAGACCCCGGTGTTCGCCCGGGCCATCGCGGACGATCAGCGCGTCAAGACACCGGTGTCGGAGGTGTTCAGCAAGAACTGGCGAGAGATCATCCTCGGCACGTTCATCATGCTGGCCACCTACGGCCTGTTCTACCTGATGACCACGTGGATCCTGTCCTTCGCGATCGGCGGCGAGGGCACCGGCGGGCTGGGGTACGGCTACCGGTCGTTCCTGACCCTGCAGGTGGTCGCGATCATCCTGTTCGCGGTGTTCGTGCCGGTGGCCGGGCTCCTCGCCGACGCGCTCGGGCGGCGTCGCATGCTCATCGGCGTCACCCTCGCCATCATCGCCTTCGGGCTCAGCTTTGGTTGGTGGCTGGACCCCGAGGCGATCGGTACCGGCGAGGACCTCGACGTGACCCGCATGCTGCTCTTCTTGTGCGTCGGCATGATCCTCATGGGCCTGACCTTCGGACCCATGTCGGCCGTGCTCCCGGAGTTGTTCCCCACCAACACCCGGTACACCGGCTCGGGAGTCGCGTACAACTTCTCGGCCATCCTCGGCGCCGCACTGACGCCGTTCGTCGCGGTGTGGCTGGTGCAGAACTACTCAGTGGCCTACGTCGGGTACTACCTGGTGGGGCTGTCCGTGCTGACCATCATCTCGCTCGTCCTGGCCCCGGAGACCAGCAAGAAGTCTCTGTATTCGTGA
- a CDS encoding PEP/pyruvate-binding domain-containing protein, producing MTPRGAGAHGATPHSANPHVVEFDEVADDRYGGKAAGLAELRRLGLDVPPGFVIADASEDLVVVDLSRWFDRMAAAGATPVAVRSSAAGEDGEDHSFAGQYDTVLGVDSPDAFADAVRTCAASVNSGRASSYRAEPAATATAGTGSDTTAANTATDTAPPPMHLVVQQMVDARAAGVVFTADPTTGRRDLMVIDAVAGLGEALVDGSASPDHLVLDSVGEVAVREYDDDEGVLSPEDIAAIRSGALRAEQHWGRPMDLEWAIDRAGTLWWLQARPITTLPADLGEMDSTLAGPDHVYTRCNIGEMMPGAFCPLTASVSGFAIDYAMQKIQVVARAQPSYEQPWLQVGYFSGHMFLNLTEGTALSSGIVGNSLEQFSTSICGRVVEELVPKPPKPFLRRLSNTIRLSSHALSAGPAIRRLEGQIAGWRVPTSEDPRLVMEQLEAGVEQYCDVTLTHVRSSSRAAVAANILESVLMKQAVKAGRGEDSGRTDAARLMAGASDVESAIMLEQLDAVVRAIAADPPAAEEFLAADPGVAVTTLRASDRAAGEQLRAFLARHGHRGYRELCMRDPSWAEDPEGLGAMMQVMVRSAQAAGDGVRAAGDRGPGPAHPGAGSNADADAGVDEPSSPAIRLLARFAQEGARGREETKAKMALMAHALKRGYRHLGEVLAAAGRLPDADLVFFFDRAELARIVGTGEIGDLIQSAQKRREALAFQDVLEFPDVSAGRPVPLIARPPREAAGGEIIGRPASRGSVEGVVRVARSIVDAREVQPGEILVAPVTDVGWTPYFTVISALVTDIGSSVSHGAVVAREYGLPCVVNTIVATQTLRTGDRVRVDGDRGVVTRLDQD from the coding sequence ATGACGCCGCGGGGCGCCGGTGCACACGGGGCCACTCCCCACAGTGCCAATCCCCACGTTGTCGAGTTCGACGAGGTCGCCGACGACCGCTACGGCGGGAAGGCCGCGGGCCTGGCCGAACTCCGGCGCCTCGGCCTGGACGTCCCCCCGGGGTTCGTCATCGCGGACGCGTCCGAGGACCTCGTCGTCGTGGACCTCTCCCGGTGGTTCGACCGCATGGCCGCCGCGGGCGCCACACCGGTGGCCGTGAGGTCCTCGGCGGCCGGGGAGGACGGCGAGGACCACTCGTTCGCCGGCCAGTACGACACCGTGCTGGGCGTGGACTCCCCCGACGCCTTCGCCGACGCCGTGCGCACGTGCGCGGCGTCGGTGAACTCCGGCCGCGCGTCGTCATACCGCGCGGAGCCGGCGGCCACCGCGACGGCCGGCACCGGGTCCGACACCACGGCCGCGAACACGGCCACGGACACCGCCCCGCCGCCCATGCACCTGGTGGTGCAGCAGATGGTGGACGCGCGCGCCGCCGGCGTGGTGTTCACCGCGGACCCGACCACCGGCCGGCGTGACCTCATGGTGATCGACGCCGTCGCCGGTCTGGGTGAGGCGCTCGTCGACGGATCGGCGTCCCCGGACCACCTCGTCCTGGATTCCGTCGGCGAGGTGGCCGTCCGGGAGTACGACGACGACGAGGGCGTCCTGTCCCCGGAGGACATCGCCGCCATCCGGTCGGGCGCCCTGCGCGCGGAGCAGCACTGGGGCCGGCCGATGGACCTCGAGTGGGCGATCGACCGGGCCGGCACGCTCTGGTGGCTGCAGGCACGGCCCATCACCACCCTGCCCGCCGACCTGGGCGAGATGGACTCCACCCTCGCGGGCCCGGACCACGTCTACACGCGCTGCAACATCGGCGAGATGATGCCGGGGGCGTTCTGTCCCCTCACGGCGTCGGTCTCGGGGTTCGCGATCGACTACGCCATGCAGAAGATCCAGGTGGTGGCTCGCGCCCAGCCGAGCTACGAGCAGCCGTGGCTGCAGGTGGGCTACTTCTCCGGGCACATGTTCCTCAACCTCACCGAGGGGACGGCGCTGAGCTCGGGGATCGTGGGCAACTCCCTGGAGCAGTTCTCCACCTCGATCTGCGGGCGGGTGGTCGAGGAGCTGGTGCCCAAGCCGCCCAAGCCGTTCCTGCGCAGGCTCAGCAACACCATCCGGCTCTCCTCCCACGCGCTGTCGGCGGGCCCGGCGATCCGGCGGCTGGAGGGGCAGATCGCCGGCTGGCGGGTCCCTACCAGCGAGGACCCGCGGCTGGTGATGGAGCAGTTGGAGGCCGGGGTCGAGCAGTACTGCGACGTCACGCTGACCCATGTGCGGTCGTCCTCCCGCGCCGCGGTCGCCGCCAACATCCTCGAGAGTGTCCTGATGAAGCAGGCGGTCAAGGCCGGCCGCGGCGAGGACTCCGGCCGCACCGACGCGGCGAGGCTCATGGCCGGCGCCTCCGATGTGGAGAGCGCGATCATGCTGGAGCAGCTGGACGCGGTGGTCCGCGCCATCGCGGCCGACCCCCCGGCCGCCGAGGAGTTCCTCGCCGCGGATCCAGGCGTCGCGGTCACCACCCTGCGGGCCTCGGACCGTGCCGCGGGCGAGCAACTGCGCGCGTTCCTGGCTCGTCATGGTCACCGCGGCTACCGCGAGCTGTGCATGCGCGATCCCTCCTGGGCCGAGGATCCGGAGGGGCTCGGGGCCATGATGCAGGTGATGGTGCGATCGGCGCAGGCGGCGGGTGATGGCGTGCGGGCGGCGGGTGACCGCGGACCGGGCCCGGCGCACCCGGGCGCGGGTTCGAATGCTGACGCCGATGCGGGCGTGGACGAGCCCAGCTCCCCCGCCATCCGCCTGCTCGCCCGATTCGCGCAGGAGGGGGCCCGCGGGCGCGAGGAGACCAAGGCCAAGATGGCGCTGATGGCGCACGCGCTCAAGCGGGGTTATCGCCACCTCGGTGAGGTGCTGGCCGCAGCCGGGCGACTGCCCGATGCGGACCTGGTGTTCTTCTTCGACCGTGCGGAACTTGCCCGGATCGTCGGGACGGGCGAGATCGGCGATCTTATCCAGAGCGCGCAGAAGCGCCGGGAGGCGCTGGCGTTCCAGGACGTGCTGGAGTTCCCCGACGTCTCGGCCGGCCGGCCGGTCCCCCTGATCGCCCGGCCCCCGCGCGAGGCGGCGGGTGGCGAGATCATCGGCCGGCCGGCGAGCCGCGGGTCGGTGGAGGGCGTGGTGCGCGTGGCGCGGTCCATCGTCGACGCCCGCGAGGTGCAGCCGGGAGAGATCCTGGTCGCGCCCGTCACGGACGTGGGTTGGACCCCCTACTTCACGGTGATCTCGGCACTCGTCACCGACATCGGCAGTTCGGTCTCCCACGGGGCCGTGGTCGCGCGGGAGTACGGCCTGCCCTGCGTGGTCAACACCATCGTCGCCACCCAGACGCTCAGAACCGGCGACCGGGTCCGCGTGGACGGGGACCGGGGGGTGGTGACGCGGCTCGACCAGGACTGA
- a CDS encoding HdeD family acid-resistance protein: MSTSTAAHSTSAHSTVAQVSKALRLALIIGGLLAIGFGIAVLVWPAKTAVAITGVLAFYAIIAGVVYASIGFLAKSHGTGSRVGHVLLGLLYVIAGAYAFASLEQSAAFLAVFITVMIGVMWIIEGFTALFTLGESGAKGVTIVFAIISVLAGVSLLSTPVWGAGFLWWLLGISLIVLGALNVFRAMSARNSR; the protein is encoded by the coding sequence ATGTCCACCTCCACCGCCGCCCATTCCACCTCCGCCCACTCCACCGTCGCCCAGGTCTCCAAGGCCTTGCGTCTCGCGTTGATCATCGGTGGCCTCCTCGCCATCGGCTTCGGCATCGCCGTTCTGGTCTGGCCCGCCAAGACCGCCGTCGCGATCACCGGCGTGCTCGCCTTCTACGCCATCATCGCGGGCGTCGTCTACGCCTCCATAGGCTTCCTCGCCAAGAGCCATGGGACGGGTAGTCGGGTCGGCCACGTCCTCCTGGGTCTGCTGTACGTGATCGCCGGCGCCTACGCCTTCGCCTCGCTCGAGCAGTCCGCGGCATTCCTCGCCGTCTTCATCACCGTGATGATCGGCGTCATGTGGATCATCGAGGGGTTCACCGCCCTGTTCACCCTCGGCGAGTCGGGCGCGAAGGGCGTGACGATCGTGTTCGCGATCATCTCGGTCCTCGCGGGCGTCTCCCTGCTGAGCACCCCGGTGTGGGGCGCCGGCTTCCTGTGGTGGCTCCTCGGCATCTCGCTGATCGTGCTGGGGGCGCTGAACGTCTTCCGTGCGATGTCCGCGCGGAACTCACGCTGA
- a CDS encoding TetR-like C-terminal domain-containing protein, translating into MTADGHEVGGRSAKSAGGRSGVGRPRDGRIDAAVITATRELILETGYPALSLSAIAARAGTTTAAIYRRWSGKAQLVHEAVLDAQAIGVPDGSGDLRSDIRVLVETIRDMFDRPEVRVALPGLIADTVADPEVHDQMIARLAGNLTAFETRFGQGRRGGDQLPMLAEVVAGTAIFRILVRRDAALDEAWVDEMTEMITGRWSTPPEAPTARR; encoded by the coding sequence ATGACAGCAGATGGCCACGAGGTTGGCGGGAGATCGGCGAAGTCCGCCGGGGGGAGGTCTGGTGTCGGGCGTCCGCGCGACGGGCGGATCGACGCCGCGGTGATCACCGCCACCCGGGAGTTGATCCTCGAGACCGGCTATCCGGCGCTGTCCCTCTCGGCGATCGCCGCGCGCGCCGGGACCACCACCGCCGCCATCTACCGGCGGTGGTCGGGTAAGGCGCAGCTCGTCCACGAGGCCGTCCTGGACGCGCAGGCGATCGGCGTGCCGGACGGCTCCGGCGACCTCCGCAGTGACATCAGAGTGCTGGTCGAGACGATCCGGGACATGTTCGACAGGCCCGAGGTGCGGGTGGCGCTGCCGGGCCTGATCGCCGACACGGTCGCCGACCCCGAGGTCCACGACCAGATGATCGCCCGGTTGGCCGGGAACCTGACCGCGTTCGAGACCCGGTTCGGGCAGGGGCGCCGCGGCGGCGACCAGCTGCCCATGCTGGCCGAGGTGGTCGCCGGGACCGCGATCTTCCGCATCCTGGTCCGCAGGGACGCCGCCCTCGACGAGGCGTGGGTGGACGAGATGACCGAGATGATCACCGGCCGCTGGTCTACTCCACCTGAGGCGCCCACTGCACGCCGTTGA
- a CDS encoding SDR family NAD(P)-dependent oxidoreductase: MGTLDGRVAVVTGAGMGIGRGIAGALAREGASVVVAEINEAAGMDTAQWLRDEWGAQAEFVRTDVTVKEQVLGMVDTATDRFGRLDILVNNAWRGSGFARLENMTDEKLRAGFDMAVMAAFWAMQAALPVLEKRGTGRVINLCSLNGVNAHMYSVQYNAAKEALRTLTRTAAREWAPRQVCCNVICPGAQSEAYRRVAEANPEMAEGLAAANPMGRVGDPLEDIGPVAAFLAGDASRYLTGNTLFVDGGSHINGVQWAPQVE, encoded by the coding sequence ATGGGAACTCTGGACGGGCGCGTAGCCGTGGTGACGGGGGCCGGGATGGGCATCGGTCGCGGGATCGCCGGAGCACTCGCCCGCGAGGGCGCGTCGGTGGTGGTGGCCGAGATCAACGAGGCCGCCGGCATGGACACCGCGCAGTGGCTGCGGGACGAGTGGGGCGCGCAGGCCGAGTTCGTGCGCACCGATGTCACCGTCAAGGAGCAGGTCCTGGGCATGGTGGACACCGCCACCGACCGCTTCGGTCGCCTGGACATCCTGGTCAACAACGCCTGGCGGGGGTCGGGCTTCGCCCGCCTGGAGAACATGACCGACGAGAAGCTGCGGGCGGGCTTCGACATGGCCGTGATGGCCGCGTTCTGGGCCATGCAGGCGGCGCTCCCGGTGTTGGAGAAGCGTGGCACCGGGCGCGTGATCAACCTGTGTTCACTCAACGGTGTCAACGCCCACATGTACTCGGTGCAGTACAACGCGGCCAAGGAGGCGTTGCGGACCCTGACCCGGACCGCCGCCCGCGAGTGGGCGCCTCGGCAGGTGTGCTGCAACGTCATCTGTCCCGGTGCGCAGAGCGAGGCGTACCGGCGGGTGGCCGAGGCCAACCCGGAGATGGCGGAAGGGCTGGCGGCGGCCAACCCGATGGGCCGGGTGGGTGACCCGCTGGAGGACATCGGCCCGGTGGCCGCGTTCCTCGCCGGCGACGCCAGCCGATACCTGACCGGTAACACGTTGTTCGTCGACGGCGGCTCGCACATCAACGGCGTGCAGTGGGCGCCTCAGGTGGAGTAG